A window of the Corythoichthys intestinalis isolate RoL2023-P3 chromosome 6, ASM3026506v1, whole genome shotgun sequence genome harbors these coding sequences:
- the LOC130917726 gene encoding stress-associated endoplasmic reticulum protein 1 produces the protein MVAKQRIRMANEKHSKNITQRGNVAKSTRNLTDDKGVGPWLLALFLFVVCGSAIFQIIQSIRMGM, from the exons ATGGTGGCCAAACAGAGGATCAGGATGGCCAACGAGAAGCACAGCAAGAACATCACGCAAAGAGGAAACGTGGCCAAGTCCACG AGGAACCTGACGGACGACAAAGGCGTCGGACCCTGGTTGCTCGCCCTCTTCCTCTTTGTTGTCTGCGGATCAG CCATCTTCCAGATCATCCAGAGCATCAGGATGGGCATGTAG
- the eif2a gene encoding eukaryotic translation initiation factor 2A isoform X2 — MAPPVPLLAVRGSDGTRLLDGPPTYQEHAAFPRDPHPCRCLTFSRDGSLLAWCNGKSVSVARTSDGSSVATLELPKTTLLEFSPLGNVLVTWQPYTKSADAAQGEPNLRLWKLPGAGPLKAFFQKKAEAWCPSWSADEKMAVRMVSNELHFFEDNNFDVIASKLLVLKVSNFELSPGSHPGKVCVYVPGSKGGPSLVRIFQYPNWGAALATKSFFKADRVSMLWNNKASAALVTASTEVDKSGASYYGEQTLHYLNVGGETALVQLPKNGPVYDVAWSPNSSEFCVVYGFMPAKATVFNLKCDAVFDFGTGPRNAVYYSPKGNILVLAGFGNLRGHMEVWDAKKYKQVSKLQAENSTHFSWCPDGEHVLTATCSPRLRVGNGFQVRHYSGGVAHAHETPDGAELWEARWQPFPEGTFPERPVASARPGGEPAATPALAYRPPALRHLPAAPTSKLHEEEAPQNARGPDKILSKAALKNQKKREARKAAKQENKPEAEPPSDPAPVARPSETGGDPETDKKIKNVKKKLKAIEELKEQQAAGKVLQKNQLEKMQKEEQLLDELKHLELHSL, encoded by the exons ATGGCGCCGCCTGTACCGCTTTTAGCAG TCAGAGGGTCGGACGGTACGAGGCTCCTCGACGGTCCCCCGACCTACCAAGAGCACGCCGCCTTTCCCAG GGACCCTCACCCGTGCCGGTGCCTGACATTTAGCCGCGACGGTTCACTCTTGGCCTGGTGCAATGGCAAAAG CGTGTCAGTGGCGCGGACGTCGGACGGTTCCTCGGTGGCCACCTTGGAGCTCCCCAAGACGACGCTGTTGGAATTCTCGCCGCTGGGCAACGTTCTGGTCACCTGGCAGCCGTACACAA AAAGCGCCGACGCGGCCCAAGGCGAGCCCAACCTTCGGCTGTGGAAGCTCCCCGGCGCCGGCCCGCTAAAGGCTTTCTTTCAGAAGAAAGCGGAGGCCTG GTGTCCCAGCTGGTCCGCCGATGAGAAAATGGCCGTCAGGATGGTCAGCAACGAGCTGCACTTCTTCGAGGACAACAATTTCG ACGTGATCGCCAGCAAGCTTCTCGTGCTCAAAGTTTCCAACTTTGAGCTTTCGCCGGGGAGCCATCCGGGCAAG GTTTGCGTGTACGTCCCGGGCAGCAAAGGAGGGCCGTCCTTGGTGCGCATCTTCCAGTACCCGAACTGGGGCGCCGCGCTGGCCACCAAGAGTTTCTTCAAAGCGGACCGTGTCAGCATGCTGTGGAACAACAAAG cGTCAGCCGCGCTGGTGACGGCGAGTACAGAGGTGGACAAGAGCGGAGCGTCCTACTATGGCGAACAGACGCTGCACTACCTCAACGTCGGCGGAGAGACGGCGCTCGTGCAGCTGC CCAAGAACGGTCCCGTCTACGACGTGGCGTGGAGTCCTAACTCGAGCGAGTTCTGCGTGGTGTACGGCTTCATGCCGGCAAAGGCCACCGTCTTCAACCTCAAGTGCGACGCCGTCTTCGACTTCGGGACCGGACCGCGGAACGCCGTCTACTACAG CCCCAAGGGTAACATCCTGGTCCTCGCGGGATTCGGGAATCTCCGCGGCCACATGGAAGTTTGGGATGCCAAGAAGTACAAACAG GTGTCGAAATTGCAAGCGGAAAACTCCACGCACTTTTCCTGGTGTCCGGACGGCGAGCACGTGCTGACGGCCACGTGCTCGCCGCGCCTGCGCGTGGGCAACGGCTTCCAGGTGCGCCACTACTCGGGCGGCGTGGCGCACGCTCACGAGACGCCCGATGGCGCGGAGCTGTGGGAGGCTCGCTGGCAGCCCTTCCCCGAGGGGACATTCCCCGAGCGGCCGGTGGCGAGTGCCCGGCCCGGCGGCGAGCCGGCCGCCACCCCCGCCCTGGCCTACCGGCCGCCCGCCCTCAGACACCTCCCGGCCGCGCCCACTTCAAAGCTG CACGAGGAAGAAGCGCCTCAGAACGCGCGCGGTCCCGACAAGATTCTGTCTAAAGCGGCGCTGAAGAATCAGAAGAAACGAGAAGCGCGAAAAGCCGCCAAGCAG GAGAACAAGCCCGAGGCGGAGCCTCCCTCGGACCCCGCGCCCGTCGCCCGACCGTCGGAGACCGGCGGCGACCCCGAAACAGACAAGAAAATCAAGAACGTCAAGAAG AAGTTGAAAGCCATCGAGGAGCTGAAGGAGCAACAAGCGGCGGGGAAAGTTCTGCAGAAGAACCAG CTGGAAAAGATGCAGAAGGAGGAGCAGCTGCTGGATGAGCTGAAACAC
- the eif2a gene encoding eukaryotic translation initiation factor 2A isoform X1 — protein MSPNEWEKTQNQREVTYKCPQKWQDVRGSDGTRLLDGPPTYQEHAAFPRDPHPCRCLTFSRDGSLLAWCNGKSVSVARTSDGSSVATLELPKTTLLEFSPLGNVLVTWQPYTKSADAAQGEPNLRLWKLPGAGPLKAFFQKKAEAWCPSWSADEKMAVRMVSNELHFFEDNNFDVIASKLLVLKVSNFELSPGSHPGKVCVYVPGSKGGPSLVRIFQYPNWGAALATKSFFKADRVSMLWNNKASAALVTASTEVDKSGASYYGEQTLHYLNVGGETALVQLPKNGPVYDVAWSPNSSEFCVVYGFMPAKATVFNLKCDAVFDFGTGPRNAVYYSPKGNILVLAGFGNLRGHMEVWDAKKYKQVSKLQAENSTHFSWCPDGEHVLTATCSPRLRVGNGFQVRHYSGGVAHAHETPDGAELWEARWQPFPEGTFPERPVASARPGGEPAATPALAYRPPALRHLPAAPTSKLHEEEAPQNARGPDKILSKAALKNQKKREARKAAKQENKPEAEPPSDPAPVARPSETGGDPETDKKIKNVKKKLKAIEELKEQQAAGKVLQKNQLEKMQKEEQLLDELKHLELHSL, from the exons atgtccccaaatgaatgggaaaagacgcaaaatcaacgggaagtgacctacAAATGCCCTCAAAAGTGGCAAGACG TCAGAGGGTCGGACGGTACGAGGCTCCTCGACGGTCCCCCGACCTACCAAGAGCACGCCGCCTTTCCCAG GGACCCTCACCCGTGCCGGTGCCTGACATTTAGCCGCGACGGTTCACTCTTGGCCTGGTGCAATGGCAAAAG CGTGTCAGTGGCGCGGACGTCGGACGGTTCCTCGGTGGCCACCTTGGAGCTCCCCAAGACGACGCTGTTGGAATTCTCGCCGCTGGGCAACGTTCTGGTCACCTGGCAGCCGTACACAA AAAGCGCCGACGCGGCCCAAGGCGAGCCCAACCTTCGGCTGTGGAAGCTCCCCGGCGCCGGCCCGCTAAAGGCTTTCTTTCAGAAGAAAGCGGAGGCCTG GTGTCCCAGCTGGTCCGCCGATGAGAAAATGGCCGTCAGGATGGTCAGCAACGAGCTGCACTTCTTCGAGGACAACAATTTCG ACGTGATCGCCAGCAAGCTTCTCGTGCTCAAAGTTTCCAACTTTGAGCTTTCGCCGGGGAGCCATCCGGGCAAG GTTTGCGTGTACGTCCCGGGCAGCAAAGGAGGGCCGTCCTTGGTGCGCATCTTCCAGTACCCGAACTGGGGCGCCGCGCTGGCCACCAAGAGTTTCTTCAAAGCGGACCGTGTCAGCATGCTGTGGAACAACAAAG cGTCAGCCGCGCTGGTGACGGCGAGTACAGAGGTGGACAAGAGCGGAGCGTCCTACTATGGCGAACAGACGCTGCACTACCTCAACGTCGGCGGAGAGACGGCGCTCGTGCAGCTGC CCAAGAACGGTCCCGTCTACGACGTGGCGTGGAGTCCTAACTCGAGCGAGTTCTGCGTGGTGTACGGCTTCATGCCGGCAAAGGCCACCGTCTTCAACCTCAAGTGCGACGCCGTCTTCGACTTCGGGACCGGACCGCGGAACGCCGTCTACTACAG CCCCAAGGGTAACATCCTGGTCCTCGCGGGATTCGGGAATCTCCGCGGCCACATGGAAGTTTGGGATGCCAAGAAGTACAAACAG GTGTCGAAATTGCAAGCGGAAAACTCCACGCACTTTTCCTGGTGTCCGGACGGCGAGCACGTGCTGACGGCCACGTGCTCGCCGCGCCTGCGCGTGGGCAACGGCTTCCAGGTGCGCCACTACTCGGGCGGCGTGGCGCACGCTCACGAGACGCCCGATGGCGCGGAGCTGTGGGAGGCTCGCTGGCAGCCCTTCCCCGAGGGGACATTCCCCGAGCGGCCGGTGGCGAGTGCCCGGCCCGGCGGCGAGCCGGCCGCCACCCCCGCCCTGGCCTACCGGCCGCCCGCCCTCAGACACCTCCCGGCCGCGCCCACTTCAAAGCTG CACGAGGAAGAAGCGCCTCAGAACGCGCGCGGTCCCGACAAGATTCTGTCTAAAGCGGCGCTGAAGAATCAGAAGAAACGAGAAGCGCGAAAAGCCGCCAAGCAG GAGAACAAGCCCGAGGCGGAGCCTCCCTCGGACCCCGCGCCCGTCGCCCGACCGTCGGAGACCGGCGGCGACCCCGAAACAGACAAGAAAATCAAGAACGTCAAGAAG AAGTTGAAAGCCATCGAGGAGCTGAAGGAGCAACAAGCGGCGGGGAAAGTTCTGCAGAAGAACCAG CTGGAAAAGATGCAGAAGGAGGAGCAGCTGCTGGATGAGCTGAAACAC